Proteins from a genomic interval of Paenibacillus sp. FSL R5-0623:
- a CDS encoding restriction endonuclease, translating to MARRKSKAKQEEELFQGLAGMAMLGGIIGTYSVTRSWQVSLVVGLLGVVGVIVLMVSIQRKRAERLKRSGIAEIDQMDGLQFEHYLGHLFRSQGYKAEVTKAAGDYGADLVISKDGKRIVVQAKRYKKNVGLKAVQEVQGARAHYKANGAWVVTNSNYTEQAYQLAKSNGVRLIARDELVEMLLAMKEKLSASKKTENVKTIA from the coding sequence ATGGCAAGAAGAAAAAGTAAGGCTAAGCAGGAAGAAGAGTTGTTCCAAGGATTAGCTGGTATGGCGATGTTGGGAGGAATTATTGGAACCTATTCGGTAACAAGATCATGGCAAGTATCATTGGTTGTCGGCTTGCTGGGTGTCGTTGGAGTTATTGTGTTAATGGTCAGCATTCAACGTAAACGAGCTGAACGATTGAAAAGGTCAGGCATAGCTGAAATCGACCAGATGGATGGATTGCAGTTCGAACATTACCTTGGACATTTGTTTCGATCACAAGGATATAAGGCAGAAGTGACAAAAGCTGCAGGTGATTATGGGGCTGATCTGGTCATTTCAAAAGATGGGAAACGGATTGTTGTGCAAGCTAAACGGTATAAGAAGAATGTTGGTTTAAAAGCTGTTCAAGAAGTACAAGGAGCTCGGGCACATTACAAAGCAAATGGAGCATGGGTTGTCACAAACAGTAATTATACTGAACAAGCATATCAACTCGCTAAATCAAACGGGGTAAGACTTATTGCTCGAGATGAATTGGTTGAAATGTTGCTCGCAATGAAAGAAAAATTATCCGCTTCAAAGAAAACGGAAAATGTAAAGACGATCGCATAA